A single genomic interval of Bradyrhizobium japonicum USDA 6 harbors:
- the gmd gene encoding GDP-mannose 4,6-dehydratase has translation MAERIALITGVTGQDGAYLAEYLLSLGYVVHGIKRRSSSFNTARVDHLYQDPHVGNVPFLMHYGDMTDSTNLIRLVQQIRPTEIYNLAAQSHVAVSFESPEYTANADAIGVLRLLEAIRILGMEKETRFYQASTSELYGLVQEIPQKETTPFYPRSPYGVAKLYGYWITVNYREAYGMFASNGILFNHESPIRGETFVTRKITRGVARIEVGLEQTLYLGNLEAKRDWGHARDYVEGMHRILQADKPDDFVLATGEMRSVREMVELSFAHVGRRIVWRGKGVEETGVDETSGKIVVKIDPTYFRPTEVDLLVGDASKAREVLGWTPKRSFAQLVEEMMASDLAEAKRDAGSGKRTV, from the coding sequence ATGGCTGAGCGGATCGCTCTCATCACCGGCGTGACCGGTCAGGACGGCGCCTATCTCGCCGAATATTTGCTGTCGCTCGGCTATGTCGTGCACGGCATCAAGCGGCGCTCGTCCTCGTTCAACACCGCGCGCGTCGATCACCTCTACCAGGACCCGCATGTCGGCAACGTGCCGTTCCTGATGCACTATGGCGACATGACGGATTCGACCAATCTGATCCGCCTGGTGCAGCAGATCCGGCCGACCGAGATCTACAATCTCGCCGCCCAGAGCCACGTCGCCGTCAGCTTCGAGAGCCCGGAATACACCGCCAACGCCGACGCCATCGGCGTGCTGCGCCTGCTGGAAGCGATCCGCATCCTCGGCATGGAGAAGGAGACGCGGTTCTACCAGGCCTCGACCTCCGAGCTCTACGGCCTGGTGCAGGAGATCCCGCAGAAGGAGACGACGCCGTTCTATCCGCGCTCGCCCTACGGCGTTGCCAAACTCTACGGCTACTGGATCACGGTGAACTACCGCGAAGCCTACGGCATGTTCGCGTCGAACGGCATCCTGTTCAACCATGAGAGCCCGATCCGCGGCGAGACCTTTGTGACCCGCAAGATCACCCGCGGCGTCGCCCGTATCGAGGTCGGGCTGGAACAGACGCTCTATCTCGGCAATCTCGAAGCCAAGCGCGACTGGGGCCATGCCAGGGACTATGTCGAGGGCATGCACAGGATCCTGCAGGCCGACAAGCCCGACGATTTCGTGCTCGCCACCGGCGAGATGCGCTCGGTGCGCGAGATGGTCGAGCTGTCCTTTGCCCATGTCGGCCGCCGCATCGTATGGCGCGGCAAGGGCGTCGAGGAGACCGGCGTCGACGAGACGAGCGGCAAGATTGTGGTGAAGATCGATCCGACCTATTTCCGTCCGACCGAGGTCGATCTCCTCGTCGGCGACGCCAGCAAGGCGCGCGAGGTGCTCGGCTGGACGCCGAAGCGCAGCTTCGCCCAGCTCGTCGAGGAGATGATGGCGAGCGATCTGGCCGAGGCAAAACGGGACGCTGGCAGTGGCAAACGCACCGTTTGA
- a CDS encoding NAD-dependent epimerase, with the protein MTTLRPVIVTGAAGFIGMHVCERLLARGERVVGIDAITPYYDPALKRARLATLEHHPGFKFHKIDLADFAAVTRVFDEVSPDRVVHLAAQPGVRASIDDPITSIRANCDGFVTVLEAGRRHGLAHLVYASSSSVYGANRTLPYSTEHSVNHPVSLYAASKKANELMAHTFAHVHKLPVTGLRFFTVYGPWGRPDMAAYLFTRAIFANEPIRIFNKGDMWRDFTYVDDIVEGVIRTLDRPAAPNPAWNAERPENSSSYAPYRVYNIGNNRSVNLMEFVETLEKIIGKPAIRQLLPMQAGDVLETRADISALQRDVGFSPSTSIADGLGRFVEWYRKYHGV; encoded by the coding sequence ATGACAACCTTGCGGCCAGTGATCGTTACCGGCGCTGCCGGCTTTATCGGAATGCATGTTTGTGAACGGCTGTTGGCACGTGGCGAGCGGGTCGTCGGCATCGATGCAATCACTCCGTATTACGATCCCGCGCTGAAGCGTGCGCGTCTCGCAACGCTCGAACACCATCCAGGGTTCAAATTCCACAAGATCGATCTCGCGGACTTCGCCGCCGTGACCCGTGTCTTCGACGAGGTCTCGCCCGATCGCGTCGTGCATCTGGCGGCGCAGCCCGGCGTGCGCGCGTCGATCGACGATCCCATCACCAGTATCCGGGCCAATTGTGACGGCTTTGTCACCGTGCTCGAAGCCGGCCGGCGCCATGGTCTGGCGCATCTCGTCTACGCCTCGTCGAGTTCGGTGTATGGCGCCAACCGCACCTTGCCGTATTCGACCGAGCATTCGGTGAACCATCCGGTCAGCCTTTACGCCGCAAGCAAGAAAGCCAACGAACTGATGGCGCATACGTTTGCGCATGTTCACAAGCTGCCGGTGACCGGGCTTCGCTTCTTCACCGTCTACGGCCCGTGGGGCCGGCCCGACATGGCCGCCTATCTGTTCACGCGCGCGATCTTCGCGAATGAGCCGATCAGGATTTTCAATAAAGGCGACATGTGGCGCGACTTCACCTATGTCGACGACATCGTCGAAGGGGTGATCCGCACTCTCGATCGGCCTGCGGCGCCGAATCCCGCGTGGAATGCCGAGCGGCCGGAAAATTCGTCGAGCTATGCGCCGTATCGCGTCTACAACATCGGCAACAACAGGTCGGTCAACCTGATGGAGTTCGTCGAGACGCTCGAGAAGATCATCGGCAAGCCGGCGATCCGCCAGCTGTTGCCGATGCAGGCCGGCGACGTCCTGGAGACGCGCGCCGACATTTCCGCGCTCCAGCGCGACGTCGGCTTCTCGCCGTCGACGTCGATCGCGGATGGCCTCGGCCGCTTCGTCGAATGGTATCGGAAGTACCACGGCGTCTGA
- a CDS encoding glycosyltransferase family 4 protein, whose amino-acid sequence MKLSINGRFLSQSLTGVQRYAAEIVKAMDRLLASGEAPRQLLDAEWQILAPPNAQTLPGLRRIAIKQIGSLQGHAWDQIDLARAAAGTRLVSLANSGPVLHRDHLVVIHDAQVFRRPDFFSWRYLALHRTLGHLLARTATIATVSAFSRNELAEVLSLDPASIPVIANSAEHFATVAPDFSIIDKLRLAPHQFFLFVGSMTKNKNVDTAIRAAEQLGRADFPLVVVGGDNSKVFGGAATESRSGVIIAGRLKDEEIAALFSRAAAFVFPSLYEGFGVPPLEAMFFACPVIASSADAVRETCNDAAVYFEPLNADQLSARMRERIELGRISPMEQEKQRQRLMTYSWAKSAAAMLEFLAKPASRSTSDRAKQ is encoded by the coding sequence TTGAAACTCTCCATCAACGGCAGGTTCCTGTCACAATCGCTCACGGGCGTGCAGCGTTACGCCGCCGAGATCGTCAAGGCGATGGACCGCTTGCTCGCGAGCGGAGAGGCTCCGCGGCAACTGCTGGATGCAGAGTGGCAAATCCTTGCGCCGCCGAATGCGCAGACGCTTCCAGGTCTTCGCCGCATCGCCATCAAGCAGATCGGATCATTGCAGGGCCACGCGTGGGACCAGATCGATCTGGCGCGCGCCGCGGCCGGCACCCGTCTCGTCAGCCTCGCCAATTCGGGCCCCGTACTCCACCGCGACCATCTCGTCGTGATTCACGACGCGCAGGTTTTCCGGCGGCCGGACTTCTTCAGCTGGCGCTACCTCGCCCTGCACCGGACGCTCGGCCATCTGCTGGCGCGCACCGCAACGATCGCAACAGTTTCGGCGTTTTCACGCAACGAACTTGCCGAGGTTCTGTCGCTGGATCCGGCTTCGATCCCCGTCATTGCGAACAGCGCGGAACATTTCGCGACCGTCGCGCCCGACTTCTCGATCATCGACAAGCTGCGTCTTGCGCCCCATCAATTCTTCCTCTTCGTCGGCTCGATGACGAAGAACAAGAATGTCGATACGGCCATTCGCGCCGCCGAGCAGCTTGGCCGCGCCGACTTTCCGCTGGTCGTGGTCGGAGGCGATAACAGCAAGGTGTTCGGAGGCGCGGCCACGGAATCGAGGTCCGGCGTCATCATCGCCGGGCGCCTGAAGGACGAGGAGATTGCCGCGCTGTTCTCCCGGGCCGCCGCATTCGTGTTTCCGAGCCTTTATGAGGGATTCGGCGTGCCTCCCCTGGAGGCGATGTTCTTCGCCTGTCCGGTGATCGCGAGTTCCGCCGACGCCGTGCGCGAGACCTGCAACGATGCCGCCGTCTATTTCGAGCCGCTCAACGCGGACCAGCTGTCGGCACGGATGCGCGAAAGAATCGAACTCGGCAGGATCTCGCCGATGGAACAGGAGAAGCAGCGGCAGCGCCTTATGACATATTCCTGGGCCAAGTCTGCCGCAGCGATGCTCGAATTCCTCGCCAAACCGGCATCCCGATCCACATCCGACCGTGCGAAACAATGA
- a CDS encoding glycosyltransferase has translation MSSGLKILHVAETVRGGIATYLNELHPHQSASFGPGNVNYVVPSDHRSDLVNIEDDAVTTFPRDGRNAVGLFRMLFATMRAVRQLRPDIIHLHSSFAGLVVRPVLWLTYRRSRIVYCPHGWAFGRETGRLSREVTKFTELVLSKFTHRIVCISESEQADAKQVGIAANRLVLVHNGISKQRPALDKGAAQWRSEKIKVLFIGRLDRQKGYDLLIEAARALGDKLDVRLIGASVVSKFRRSDLPANVSFLGWMNRNQIEAELDQADMVAIPSRWEAFGLVAIEAMRAAKPIIAFRIGALPEIVEDNATGVLCDEVSAEKLVEGFQRATRLDLAAVGRAGYERFTRLYDIEQTHRTLSQVYADVVHVRMSESGQQAKLQSDLPNNLRP, from the coding sequence TTGTCCAGCGGCCTGAAGATTCTGCATGTCGCCGAAACGGTCCGTGGCGGCATCGCGACCTACCTCAACGAGCTGCATCCGCACCAGAGCGCGAGCTTCGGTCCCGGCAACGTCAACTATGTCGTTCCCTCCGACCATCGCAGCGACCTGGTGAACATCGAGGACGACGCGGTCACCACGTTTCCGCGCGACGGACGCAACGCGGTCGGCCTGTTTCGCATGCTGTTTGCGACCATGCGCGCAGTCCGGCAGCTTCGTCCTGACATCATCCACCTGCACTCGTCGTTCGCCGGGCTCGTGGTGCGCCCGGTGCTCTGGCTCACCTATCGGCGCTCGCGCATCGTCTATTGCCCGCACGGCTGGGCCTTCGGCCGCGAGACCGGCCGCCTCAGCCGCGAGGTGACGAAGTTCACCGAGCTGGTGCTGTCGAAATTCACCCATCGCATCGTCTGCATCTCGGAAAGCGAGCAGGCCGACGCCAAGCAGGTCGGAATCGCGGCGAATCGCCTGGTTCTTGTGCACAACGGGATTTCCAAGCAGCGTCCTGCGCTCGACAAGGGCGCAGCGCAATGGCGATCGGAGAAGATCAAGGTCCTCTTCATCGGGCGCCTCGACCGTCAGAAGGGCTACGATCTCCTGATCGAGGCGGCGCGCGCACTCGGAGACAAGCTCGACGTGCGCCTGATCGGCGCCTCGGTCGTCAGCAAATTCCGCAGAAGCGACCTGCCCGCCAACGTCTCGTTTCTGGGCTGGATGAACCGCAACCAGATCGAAGCCGAGCTCGACCAGGCCGACATGGTCGCGATTCCCTCGCGCTGGGAGGCGTTTGGCCTGGTCGCCATCGAGGCGATGCGGGCGGCCAAGCCGATCATTGCCTTCCGCATCGGCGCCCTGCCGGAAATCGTCGAAGACAATGCGACGGGCGTGCTATGCGACGAAGTCTCGGCTGAAAAGCTGGTTGAAGGTTTTCAACGCGCAACCAGGCTCGACCTCGCTGCGGTCGGCCGTGCCGGATATGAGCGTTTCACCCGCCTCTACGACATCGAACAGACCCACCGCACGCTCAGTCAGGTTTATGCCGACGTCGTGCATGTGCGGATGAGCGAATCCGGGCAGCAAGCGAAGTTGCAGTCCGATTTGCCGAACAATCTGCGACCCTAG
- a CDS encoding polysaccharide biosynthesis/export family protein, whose protein sequence is MAKTERFDFDFGISRILAVAAISLSLSGCGSFIPLDAPDAVATQTNAALITEPSAPLAYALMPVNPAILQATNAFTDSAGMVFSRLPGGNYRDVTIGIGDIVTVTVYEAQAGGLFIPREAGVRPGNFVDIPRQQVDQSGNINIPYAGSIKVAGLTPRAVSNIIRERLKDRAIDPQAVVSVAEQRGNQISVLGEVNSPLRFPVDPGGIRLMGAIARAGGPKYPSYESTITIKREGRTYSETMSSVVHNPNEDALLAPGDVVFLTRIPRVYMVFGSTPSPGSIGGTNNRRFSFENDNMSLAEAIAKAGGLDGARADSKSIYVYRFEPKPLLERIGIAVSQFPTKSVPAVYKFDMSKPDGWFQADTFRMRDHDVISVAESPSIEFIKLMNPLNAATTNADNISSVVVNSK, encoded by the coding sequence GTGGCTAAGACCGAACGTTTTGATTTTGATTTCGGTATTAGCCGAATCCTGGCCGTTGCTGCGATCAGCCTCTCCTTGTCGGGTTGCGGTAGCTTCATTCCGTTAGACGCTCCTGATGCCGTCGCAACGCAAACAAATGCGGCGCTGATCACCGAACCGAGTGCGCCGCTCGCCTATGCCCTGATGCCGGTCAATCCGGCGATCCTGCAGGCGACCAACGCGTTCACGGACTCCGCCGGAATGGTGTTCTCCCGCCTCCCCGGCGGCAACTACCGCGACGTCACGATCGGCATCGGCGACATCGTCACCGTGACCGTGTACGAAGCGCAGGCAGGCGGCCTGTTCATTCCGCGCGAAGCAGGGGTGCGGCCGGGCAACTTCGTCGACATTCCGCGACAGCAGGTCGACCAGTCCGGCAACATCAACATCCCCTACGCCGGATCGATCAAGGTCGCAGGGCTGACGCCGCGCGCCGTGTCGAACATCATCCGCGAGCGTCTCAAGGACCGCGCCATCGACCCGCAGGCCGTCGTGAGCGTGGCGGAACAGCGCGGCAACCAGATCAGCGTGCTCGGCGAAGTCAACTCGCCGCTCCGCTTCCCGGTCGATCCGGGCGGTATCCGCCTGATGGGCGCGATCGCGCGCGCCGGCGGCCCGAAATATCCGTCCTACGAGAGCACGATCACGATCAAGCGCGAGGGCCGCACCTACAGCGAGACGATGTCCTCGGTCGTGCACAACCCCAACGAGGACGCGCTGCTCGCTCCGGGCGACGTCGTCTTCCTGACCCGCATTCCGCGCGTCTACATGGTGTTCGGTTCGACGCCGTCGCCGGGATCGATCGGCGGCACCAACAACCGTCGTTTCTCGTTCGAGAACGACAACATGTCGCTGGCTGAAGCCATCGCGAAGGCAGGCGGTCTCGACGGCGCCCGTGCGGACTCCAAGTCGATCTACGTCTACCGTTTCGAGCCCAAGCCGCTGCTGGAGAGGATCGGCATCGCCGTATCCCAGTTCCCGACCAAGTCGGTCCCTGCCGTCTACAAGTTCGACATGAGCAAGCCGGACGGCTGGTTCCAGGCGGATACGTTCAGGATGCGCGATCACGACGTGATCTCGGTGGCGGAATCGCCGTCGATCGAATTCATCAAGCTCATGAACCCGCTGAACGCGGCAACCACCAACGCGGACAACATCAGCTCGGTGGTCGTGAACTCCAAATAG
- a CDS encoding glycosyltransferase family 4 protein codes for MSASAGPRRRRLDGVVDNAVACQRQGHGRAGFRDPAIELTLRRAANPRLSLKILIVNTLYPPEIIGGAEVSVSLLAEAFVQRGHQVSVVCLQNKQERAIDELRGVRVYRVPMDNDYWPFGNDRKPSSVQRLKWHLKDTWNRKSAARFAEILDIEKPDVVHTNNLTGFSVSLWSEAKRRNIRIVHTLRDYSLLCKRSTLFRGDATCAQRCTVCAAMTSPYLLASRMVDAVVSNSQFVLDQHTRLKYFPGTDGRVIFNIADPSSVVPSPASSSNDLIFGFIGRLEAEKGIEVVLKAAEQLPDEGWQLKIAGKGLEDYVRGLKSRSGKKVEWLGFAKAAEFYASIDVCLVSSVWPEPLPRTLIESINAGRATICSTAGGIPEIAGFSNMVGSYEPSDHKRLGELMLKAVNERSHWKVSRPPQPGFAERFSADSVTGQYLDVYLNNNRTNRQ; via the coding sequence ATGTCAGCAAGCGCCGGGCCCCGCCGCCGGCGCCTGGACGGCGTTGTCGACAACGCCGTTGCTTGTCAGCGTCAAGGGCACGGCCGTGCCGGATTTCGAGATCCGGCCATCGAACTGACGCTGCGGCGGGCTGCTAATCCGAGGCTATCCTTGAAAATACTGATCGTTAACACGCTCTATCCGCCCGAGATCATCGGGGGCGCCGAAGTGTCTGTGTCGCTGCTCGCGGAGGCGTTCGTCCAGCGCGGCCATCAGGTGTCGGTGGTCTGCCTTCAGAACAAGCAGGAACGTGCGATCGACGAACTCAGGGGCGTGCGCGTATACCGCGTGCCGATGGACAACGATTACTGGCCGTTCGGCAACGACAGGAAGCCCTCCTCGGTCCAGCGCCTGAAGTGGCATCTCAAGGACACATGGAATCGCAAATCCGCGGCGCGGTTCGCCGAAATTCTCGACATCGAGAAGCCCGACGTCGTCCACACCAACAACCTCACGGGCTTCTCGGTTTCGCTGTGGTCGGAAGCCAAACGGCGCAACATCAGGATCGTGCACACCCTGCGCGACTATTCCCTGCTCTGCAAACGCTCGACGCTGTTTCGGGGCGATGCGACATGCGCGCAGCGCTGCACCGTCTGCGCCGCCATGACGTCGCCTTATCTGCTGGCCTCGCGTATGGTCGATGCGGTGGTCTCGAACAGCCAATTTGTGCTCGACCAGCACACCAGGCTGAAATATTTCCCCGGCACCGATGGCCGCGTCATCTTCAATATCGCCGATCCAAGCTCCGTGGTGCCGTCACCGGCTTCGAGCTCGAATGATCTGATATTCGGGTTCATCGGGCGGCTTGAGGCTGAAAAAGGTATCGAGGTAGTCCTCAAGGCGGCCGAGCAGCTTCCGGACGAGGGCTGGCAACTGAAAATTGCCGGAAAGGGGCTTGAGGATTACGTGCGGGGGCTAAAAAGCCGCAGCGGAAAGAAGGTCGAATGGCTTGGCTTTGCCAAGGCAGCTGAATTCTATGCCAGCATCGACGTCTGCCTGGTGAGTTCGGTCTGGCCGGAGCCGCTGCCGCGCACACTGATCGAAAGCATCAACGCCGGCCGGGCGACGATTTGCTCGACGGCCGGCGGGATTCCCGAGATCGCGGGGTTTTCCAATATGGTTGGGTCCTACGAGCCCAGCGATCATAAGCGACTGGGAGAATTGATGCTGAAGGCCGTCAACGAGAGGTCACACTGGAAAGTCTCACGGCCTCCGCAGCCAGGATTTGCCGAGAGGTTTTCGGCCGATTCAGTGACAGGACAATATTTGGACGTCTATTTGAACAACAATCGAACCAACCGGCAATAA
- a CDS encoding glycosyltransferase family 4 protein, whose translation MKILITSSLYPTPLAPKVVGGAETFVRRLAETLVGQNDGVEVIRAASASNQQMETCNGIDVYSAPVHNIYFPFAKQHSSPVRGIWHAIEDWQTMSELVAARIKAFKPDILHSNNLSGLTTAVWRTAAELGIPVLHTLHDYYLTCPRCSRFSDGHACESSCMSCQILTLRRRGATRHLDAVVGVSQRILDIHTQLGLFTQTPLKIVIRNASTADVGNADAAMVDGTVTFGFIGRLTEEKGIYNLVRAIATIPPDRFRLVIAGHTTESQQKQLKALAPNARIEFLGFVQPKQFYEQVNVVVVPSVWEDPCPLVVADAQAACKPLLGTPFGGIQEAIKPGVTGWLTSPDPASIAKSISAIIEAPQQIVEMRERLKSGIDKWVFDDVVAGYRNVYDELTRGRGTPRT comes from the coding sequence ATGAAGATCCTTATCACGTCATCCCTCTATCCGACGCCGTTGGCACCGAAAGTGGTCGGGGGCGCGGAAACGTTCGTCCGCCGCCTCGCCGAGACCCTGGTCGGGCAGAACGACGGCGTGGAAGTGATACGAGCCGCGTCCGCATCGAACCAGCAGATGGAGACCTGCAACGGCATCGACGTGTATTCGGCGCCCGTACACAACATCTATTTCCCTTTCGCCAAACAGCATAGCTCACCGGTGCGCGGCATCTGGCACGCGATCGAGGACTGGCAGACAATGTCGGAGCTCGTTGCGGCGCGCATCAAGGCCTTCAAGCCCGACATCCTGCACTCGAACAATCTCTCCGGCCTGACGACCGCGGTGTGGCGGACCGCCGCCGAGCTCGGCATTCCGGTCCTGCACACGCTTCACGACTATTATCTCACCTGCCCGCGCTGCTCGCGCTTCTCGGACGGACATGCCTGCGAGTCGAGCTGCATGAGCTGTCAGATCCTGACCCTTCGCCGTCGCGGGGCGACGCGACATCTGGACGCCGTCGTCGGCGTCAGCCAGCGCATTCTCGACATCCATACCCAGCTCGGCCTGTTCACGCAGACACCGCTGAAGATCGTCATTCGAAACGCCTCGACCGCCGACGTCGGCAACGCAGACGCCGCGATGGTCGACGGCACCGTCACGTTCGGCTTCATCGGACGCCTGACCGAAGAGAAGGGCATCTACAATCTCGTTCGCGCCATCGCGACGATTCCGCCTGACCGGTTTCGGCTCGTCATCGCAGGCCACACAACCGAGAGCCAGCAGAAGCAGCTCAAGGCGCTCGCTCCGAATGCACGGATCGAATTTCTCGGCTTCGTACAGCCGAAGCAGTTTTACGAACAGGTGAACGTCGTGGTCGTACCCTCGGTCTGGGAAGATCCCTGCCCGCTCGTCGTGGCCGACGCGCAGGCCGCCTGCAAACCCCTGCTCGGCACGCCGTTCGGCGGCATTCAGGAAGCGATCAAGCCCGGCGTGACCGGCTGGCTGACGTCGCCCGATCCCGCCTCGATCGCCAAAAGCATTTCGGCGATCATCGAAGCGCCGCAGCAGATCGTGGAGATGAGGGAGCGATTGAAGTCCGGCATCGACAAATGGGTTTTTGACGACGTCGTCGCCGGCTATCGCAACGTCTACGACGAGCTCACGCGCGGCCGCGGCACGCCTCGCACATAG
- a CDS encoding glycosyltransferase family 4 protein has product MQDPAPNVMFLVEVVNCNDGIASYCETLATGLHGRGVQIHLVSGAVRSDEKSEYKRQKLAAAVKEWHVVPGLRKLPSLSIFMRLLKLIRKNNITVINVHGLGMLMWGRLLALLTGARCVATYHPSVLGNIEKVQNAPQSTFSPVQVLFFNLFFPHTLILMSEESLRHLRRYVLFGKSRIAKVYGGVDTVHFRPPSDAERRDARAKFGVADGEFMCLLAARLAWVKGHDLLIKAARKIRDSASSSPIDIKCYFVGSGGAEREKEIKSFAYAGEKDKDTFKFLGFMGDVREILWAADVFALPSRFEGFPLGVAEAMATGLVPVRTPAGGATDQIIQGQTGFIVPFEDVDALVGALEKVADPAMRAALSRNALARAQQYFGVGPMVDETLRIYGLTGDTSGNALAHAVKA; this is encoded by the coding sequence ATGCAAGATCCCGCCCCGAATGTCATGTTTCTGGTTGAGGTCGTGAATTGCAATGACGGGATTGCATCCTATTGCGAGACCCTGGCCACGGGATTGCATGGCCGGGGCGTGCAGATCCACCTGGTCTCAGGCGCCGTGCGCTCGGACGAGAAGTCCGAATACAAGCGTCAGAAGCTGGCGGCGGCCGTCAAGGAATGGCACGTCGTTCCGGGACTTCGGAAGTTGCCCTCGCTGTCGATCTTCATGCGGCTGTTGAAGCTAATCCGGAAGAACAACATCACCGTGATCAACGTCCACGGGCTGGGCATGCTGATGTGGGGCAGGCTGCTGGCGCTGCTCACCGGCGCGCGCTGCGTTGCGACCTATCATCCCTCGGTGCTCGGGAACATCGAGAAGGTCCAGAATGCGCCGCAATCCACCTTCAGCCCGGTCCAGGTCCTGTTCTTCAACCTCTTCTTTCCCCACACCCTCATCCTGATGTCGGAGGAATCGCTCCGGCATCTGCGCCGCTACGTGCTGTTCGGCAAGAGCCGGATCGCCAAGGTCTATGGTGGCGTCGACACGGTTCACTTCCGCCCGCCCTCGGATGCCGAGCGCCGCGATGCGCGCGCGAAATTCGGCGTCGCCGACGGTGAGTTCATGTGTCTGCTGGCGGCCCGTCTCGCCTGGGTGAAGGGCCACGATCTCCTCATCAAGGCGGCGCGCAAGATCCGCGACAGCGCCAGTTCTTCGCCGATCGACATCAAATGCTACTTTGTCGGCAGCGGCGGAGCCGAGCGCGAGAAGGAAATCAAGTCGTTCGCCTATGCCGGCGAGAAGGACAAGGACACCTTCAAGTTCCTCGGGTTCATGGGTGACGTCCGCGAAATCCTCTGGGCCGCCGACGTGTTCGCGCTGCCGAGCCGGTTCGAGGGATTTCCGCTCGGCGTTGCCGAGGCCATGGCGACGGGCCTCGTTCCGGTCCGGACCCCGGCGGGCGGCGCGACTGATCAGATCATCCAGGGCCAGACCGGCTTCATCGTGCCGTTCGAGGACGTCGACGCGCTCGTCGGTGCGCTCGAGAAGGTGGCCGACCCTGCGATGCGCGCCGCGCTGTCGCGCAATGCTCTTGCGCGCGCCCAGCAATATTTCGGTGTCGGGCCGATGGTCGACGAGACCCTCAGAATCTACGGTTTGACCGGCGATACCAGCGGCAACGCGCTGGCTCACGCGGTGAAGGCCTAA
- a CDS encoding class I SAM-dependent methyltransferase, protein MSSIITDFSQVYPYLDGSKFKDTIVVQYRGDGDVRYRCDVLVDICRGKRVLHVGCCDHLPLIKRKIDNRDWLHGLITECSEYTVGVDIDADAVREASRISGLDNMVAGDVTSGQKVDAISGRKFDIAVFGEVVEHIPNPVSFLSRFRENYGDVVDQIVITVPNAFRGGNIKGILKNVETINSDHRFFFTPYTIAKVAIDAGYAPVEVKMATFMRAGKLKSMLLRQLPLLAEDIIFIGTATPARPH, encoded by the coding sequence ATGTCGTCGATCATTACCGATTTTTCGCAGGTCTATCCCTATCTCGACGGCTCGAAGTTCAAAGACACCATCGTCGTACAATATCGGGGCGACGGCGACGTCAGATACAGATGCGACGTCCTCGTGGACATTTGTCGGGGCAAGCGCGTCCTGCATGTCGGATGCTGTGACCATCTGCCGCTGATCAAACGAAAGATCGACAACCGGGACTGGCTGCACGGCCTGATCACCGAGTGTTCCGAATACACCGTCGGCGTCGACATCGATGCGGATGCGGTGCGGGAGGCGTCGCGGATTTCCGGGCTCGACAACATGGTCGCGGGCGACGTGACGTCCGGCCAGAAGGTCGACGCAATATCCGGCCGGAAGTTCGACATCGCCGTGTTTGGCGAAGTCGTCGAGCACATTCCGAATCCGGTCTCGTTCCTGTCGCGCTTCAGGGAGAATTACGGCGACGTCGTCGATCAGATCGTGATCACCGTTCCGAACGCCTTCAGAGGCGGCAACATCAAGGGCATCTTGAAGAACGTCGAGACGATCAACAGCGATCACCGGTTCTTCTTCACGCCCTACACGATCGCCAAGGTCGCAATCGATGCCGGCTATGCGCCGGTCGAGGTGAAGATGGCGACCTTCATGCGCGCCGGAAAGCTGAAGTCGATGCTGCTGCGGCAGCTTCCGCTGCTCGCCGAGGATATCATCTTCATCGGTACGGCCACACCCGCGCGGCCGCACTGA
- a CDS encoding serine O-acetyltransferase has product MSSVEEMSGKSQAGIPWREDLMANTGRSGVAAAFVAMLTSPGFAVITTWRIAKMLRFQTRWGHQITWLLVRALMRRGCYISVLAEIGPGLILPHPTGVVIGEGARIGRSVMLYHNVTLGRRAWDEPGCPTIGDGAVIYTGAVIVGPTSIGAGANVAANAVVTRDVPPHSVAAGAPARIVRSEAPGRLRA; this is encoded by the coding sequence ATGTCATCAGTTGAGGAAATGAGCGGCAAGTCCCAAGCGGGAATTCCGTGGCGCGAGGACCTGATGGCGAACACCGGCAGGTCCGGTGTGGCTGCCGCTTTCGTCGCCATGCTGACGAGCCCGGGCTTTGCCGTGATCACGACCTGGCGCATCGCCAAGATGCTGCGATTCCAGACACGCTGGGGACATCAGATCACCTGGCTGCTCGTGCGGGCGCTGATGCGGCGCGGCTGCTACATCTCGGTTCTCGCGGAGATCGGTCCAGGGCTGATCTTGCCGCATCCGACCGGCGTCGTGATCGGCGAGGGGGCGCGGATCGGTCGTTCCGTGATGCTTTATCACAACGTCACGCTCGGCCGGCGTGCCTGGGATGAACCGGGTTGCCCGACCATCGGCGACGGCGCCGTCATCTACACCGGCGCCGTGATCGTTGGCCCGACTTCGATTGGCGCGGGAGCAAACGTTGCCGCCAACGCGGTCGTGACGCGTGACGTCCCGCCGCATTCCGTTGCCGCGGGAGCACCTGCGCGGATCGTGCGCTCGGAAGCGCCAGGTCGCCTGCGCGCCTGA